A stretch of the Anaeromyxobacter sp. genome encodes the following:
- a CDS encoding translocation/assembly module TamB domain-containing protein, which yields MKKRRLALLSLLVVLALLAGTLLGLRTRWAGDRVCALAAARVAAATGLPVAVAACHLDPFSLSLAVEGLALGPPEAPLFTAAAASARLSPVQGLGRRLTLAELSLVRPRLTLVVPPGQGGGACPPPLLDRLDVARLTVADGAAALDLPGGVRVEVAALAVDARKAEGGWRLGPNPRRLRVAAAAGEVSVRLGQRSWRVVRPAVEGVVALDLSGVVLARTEALVGGARLGLRGEVRDLCHPVLDLTATAQGSLPALVALAGADAAPWQGELQVEATVKGPAGAPAVGGTVAFQRLRHGHDVAPGAGHGAWRWLGDRIAVDQLELPFAGGRLTARGDVLLRRDVPLDLEVTVEDVELGELLERVAVPGAWVSVRLDGGGHLSGPVWPTAIEARLDLKATRFRALNRPWRDAGPEAFTFLEFERGRLVAPFRIRREGIFFEQARLEVGQGSAQLDADVHFAVARGFEVRASADVDLDALGHVAGLPWAGRAQVTARVGAAPYANPRAEARVRTERLRFLDVDLGSATADLAYGPDFSLRLSGIEGQRGQTRYQGFATVDLGAKPVRLTASRFSAAGRLRDLFDAVMDWLPRTKVLRDALDGQVVELSARASGRAAAPDADFEGRLGPGTLLGRRFEGGKVAGHLAGGALATFSQVELAFGPGTARATGRWGLAAPFPWDLEVALAGVPAAALDLPGGPWGGSVSGTATLARSLESPDVRFALNGDALTVAGGALGTVQLGGTVDGTRLLVTGGADGARFSGEARLEGRGPFRARAELDLEDAARLWPGGPPAGLRAAVVGLATAEGDLIDPGAARGRVDLSRVTVSHAELRLENAAPVALAFDAGRLEVEKFAIRGANTELSVAGAVAASGALELTASGSLDLRLLGGALPALRRPHGRLRLEARVGGTSAAPLLLGDGRLEEAGFALRGGQASFEELAGALTFSQNKVLFDDLTCTVNGGRLALAGEVELDRLVPARLRVEGLLEEVPVAVPASLPALLSGRLEASGTPDETLVTGRLHVLRARYTEDVGLEKNMYELRRRRPPPPRAYDKAGEWLRFDVALLVDGDARVENDLVRGGMRGELGLTGSLAAPGLVGSLVMTEGSRAVFRGNEFGLSHAVVDFTDRHKVEMALNVHGEARVADYQVFLHLFGSMTDPQATLTSSPPLSQPDIITLLSVGFTRRDTPTGSGTQGLATAAAAQAIFAASGLDEQVRRFLPRGGPLRDISVRITSVYAERSQQVEPRAEFESWAWKDRLRLRFQAPLAGARGQRAQAELRLGAHTALQYQYDTDNANVDGGDHGVDLKLRWEWSE from the coding sequence GTGAAGAAGCGCCGCCTCGCCCTCCTGTCGCTCCTGGTGGTGCTGGCGCTCCTGGCCGGCACCCTGCTGGGCCTGCGCACGCGGTGGGCCGGCGACCGCGTCTGCGCCCTGGCCGCGGCGCGGGTGGCGGCGGCCACCGGGCTGCCGGTGGCGGTGGCGGCCTGCCACCTCGACCCGTTCTCGCTCTCGCTGGCGGTGGAGGGGCTGGCCCTGGGCCCGCCCGAGGCCCCCCTCTTCACCGCCGCGGCGGCCTCGGCCCGGCTGTCCCCGGTGCAGGGGCTGGGCCGGCGCCTGACCCTGGCCGAGCTCTCGCTGGTGCGGCCGCGCCTCACCCTGGTGGTCCCGCCCGGCCAGGGCGGTGGCGCCTGCCCGCCGCCCCTGCTGGACCGGCTGGACGTGGCGCGCCTCACCGTGGCCGACGGCGCCGCCGCGCTGGACCTGCCGGGCGGGGTGCGGGTGGAGGTGGCGGCGCTGGCGGTGGACGCGCGCAAGGCGGAGGGCGGCTGGCGGCTCGGGCCGAACCCGCGCCGGCTGCGGGTGGCGGCGGCGGCCGGGGAGGTCTCGGTGCGGCTGGGCCAGCGCAGCTGGCGGGTGGTGCGGCCGGCGGTGGAGGGGGTGGTGGCGCTCGACCTCTCCGGGGTGGTGCTGGCGCGGACCGAGGCGCTGGTGGGCGGGGCGCGCCTCGGGCTGCGCGGCGAGGTGCGGGACCTGTGCCACCCGGTGCTGGACCTCACCGCCACGGCCCAGGGCTCGCTGCCGGCGCTGGTGGCGCTGGCCGGGGCCGACGCCGCCCCCTGGCAGGGCGAGCTGCAGGTGGAGGCCACGGTGAAGGGGCCGGCCGGCGCGCCCGCGGTGGGCGGCACGGTGGCCTTCCAGCGGCTGCGGCACGGCCACGACGTGGCGCCCGGGGCCGGGCACGGCGCCTGGCGCTGGCTGGGCGACCGGATCGCGGTGGACCAGCTCGAGCTGCCCTTCGCCGGGGGGCGCCTCACCGCTCGCGGCGACGTCCTGCTGCGCCGCGACGTCCCGCTCGACCTCGAGGTCACGGTGGAGGACGTGGAGCTCGGCGAGCTGCTGGAGCGGGTGGCGGTGCCGGGCGCCTGGGTGTCGGTGCGGCTGGACGGCGGCGGCCACCTGTCCGGGCCGGTCTGGCCCACCGCCATCGAGGCGCGCCTCGACCTGAAGGCCACGCGCTTCCGCGCCCTCAACCGCCCGTGGCGCGACGCCGGGCCGGAGGCCTTCACCTTCCTGGAGTTCGAGCGGGGGAGGCTGGTGGCCCCCTTCCGCATCCGGCGCGAGGGGATCTTCTTCGAGCAGGCGCGCCTCGAGGTGGGCCAGGGCTCGGCCCAGCTGGACGCCGACGTGCACTTCGCGGTGGCGCGCGGCTTCGAGGTGCGGGCCAGCGCCGACGTGGACCTGGACGCCCTGGGCCACGTGGCCGGCCTGCCGTGGGCCGGCCGGGCCCAGGTGACGGCGCGGGTGGGCGCGGCGCCCTACGCCAACCCGCGCGCCGAGGCCCGGGTGCGGACCGAGCGGCTGCGCTTCCTCGACGTGGACCTCGGCAGCGCCACCGCCGACCTGGCCTACGGCCCCGACTTCAGCCTGCGGCTCTCGGGCATCGAGGGGCAGCGCGGGCAGACGCGCTACCAGGGCTTCGCCACGGTGGACCTGGGGGCCAAGCCGGTGCGGCTGACCGCCTCGCGCTTCAGCGCGGCCGGCCGGCTGCGCGACCTCTTCGACGCGGTGATGGACTGGCTGCCCAGGACCAAGGTGCTGCGCGACGCCCTGGACGGGCAGGTGGTCGAGCTCTCGGCCCGGGCCAGCGGGCGGGCCGCCGCGCCCGACGCCGACTTCGAGGGGCGGCTCGGGCCGGGCACGCTGCTGGGGCGCCGCTTCGAGGGCGGCAAGGTGGCCGGTCACCTGGCCGGCGGCGCCCTGGCCACCTTCAGCCAGGTGGAGCTGGCCTTCGGGCCGGGCACGGCCCGGGCCACCGGGCGGTGGGGGCTGGCGGCGCCCTTCCCCTGGGACCTGGAGGTGGCGCTGGCCGGGGTGCCGGCCGCCGCCCTGGACCTGCCGGGCGGGCCGTGGGGCGGCTCGGTCTCCGGCACCGCCACGCTGGCGCGCAGCCTCGAGTCGCCGGACGTCCGCTTCGCCCTGAACGGCGACGCCCTCACGGTGGCCGGTGGGGCGCTCGGGACGGTGCAGCTGGGCGGCACCGTGGACGGCACCCGCCTGCTGGTGACCGGCGGCGCCGACGGGGCGCGCTTCTCCGGCGAGGCCCGGCTGGAGGGGCGCGGGCCGTTCCGGGCGCGGGCCGAGCTCGACCTGGAGGACGCGGCGCGGCTCTGGCCGGGCGGCCCGCCGGCCGGCCTGCGCGCGGCGGTGGTGGGGCTGGCCACCGCCGAGGGCGACCTCATCGACCCGGGCGCGGCGCGCGGCCGGGTGGACCTCTCGCGGGTCACCGTCAGCCACGCCGAGCTGCGGCTCGAGAACGCCGCCCCGGTGGCGCTGGCCTTCGACGCCGGACGCCTGGAGGTGGAGAAGTTCGCCATCCGCGGCGCCAACACCGAGCTCTCGGTGGCGGGGGCGGTGGCGGCCTCCGGCGCCCTGGAGCTCACCGCCTCCGGCTCGCTCGACCTGCGGCTGCTGGGCGGGGCGCTGCCCGCGCTGCGGCGGCCCCATGGGCGGCTCCGCCTGGAGGCGCGGGTGGGGGGCACCTCGGCGGCCCCGCTGCTGCTGGGCGACGGGCGGCTGGAGGAGGCCGGCTTCGCGCTGCGCGGCGGCCAGGCCAGCTTCGAGGAGCTGGCCGGGGCGCTGACCTTCTCCCAGAACAAGGTGCTGTTCGACGACCTGACTTGCACGGTCAACGGGGGCCGGCTGGCGCTGGCCGGCGAGGTGGAGCTGGACCGGCTGGTGCCGGCGCGCCTGCGGGTGGAGGGGCTGCTCGAGGAGGTGCCGGTGGCGGTGCCGGCCTCGCTGCCGGCGCTGCTCTCGGGCCGGCTGGAGGCCAGCGGCACGCCCGACGAGACGCTGGTGACCGGCCGGCTGCACGTGCTCAGGGCCCGCTACACCGAGGACGTGGGGCTGGAGAAGAACATGTACGAGCTGCGCCGCCGCCGCCCGCCGCCGCCGCGCGCCTACGACAAGGCCGGCGAGTGGCTGCGCTTCGACGTGGCGCTGCTGGTGGACGGCGACGCCCGCGTGGAGAACGACCTGGTGCGCGGCGGCATGCGCGGCGAGCTCGGCCTGACCGGCAGCCTGGCGGCCCCCGGCCTGGTGGGCTCCCTGGTCATGACCGAGGGGAGCCGCGCCGTCTTCCGCGGCAACGAGTTCGGCCTCTCCCACGCGGTGGTGGACTTCACCGACCGCCACAAGGTGGAGATGGCGCTCAACGTGCACGGCGAGGCGCGGGTGGCCGACTACCAGGTGTTCCTGCACCTCTTCGGCAGCATGACCGATCCGCAGGCCACCCTCACCAGCAGCCCGCCCCTGTCGCAGCCGGACATCATCACGCTGCTCAGCGTGGGCTTCACCCGGCGCGACACGCCGACCGGCAGCGGCACCCAGGGGCTGGCCACCGCCGCGGCCGCCCAGGCCATCTTCGCCGCCTCCGGGCTCGACGAGCAGGTGCGCCGCTTCCTGCCACGGGGCGGGCCGCTCCGCGACATCTCGGTGCGCATCACCAGCGTCTACGCGGAGCGCTCGCAGCAGGTCGAGCCGCGCGCCGAGTTCGAGTCCTGGGCCTGGAAGGACCGGCTGCGGCTGCGCTTCCAGGCCCCGCTGGCCGGCGCCCGCGGGCAGCGGGCCCAGGCCGAGCTGCGCCTGGGGGCCCACACCGCGCTGCAGTACCAGTACGACACCGACAACGCCAACGTGGACGGCGGCGACCACGGGGTGGACCTGAAGCTGCGCTGGGAGTGGTCCGAGTGA
- a CDS encoding BamA/TamA family outer membrane protein: MRAPRRAALVVLLAIAAGGARGQEPGATPTPTATPTPTPTATPTATPTATSTPTSTPTATATATATDTPTDSPTDTLPPLPPHQPRRAAEITLVLPPGEAPAGAEPLVAVVRGGWVTSRDLRRTALRLHQAGLCRDVVISEVEAPAPPGEDGAWVDLTITCLPHRLLGELTVRQDGPSPLGEAALRSAAALAPGEPIDEVDLERACERIRAALRKRGHRAAEVEVQVVGDRQAAVTLLARAGPATRVARLSLPGAGAEEAGLLARLSLRPGAVLEEERLAADQATLREALHQAGRWRARVGAPVVRQVEAGAVVELPVEPGPRVLVVFRGNLVFTSAELSGQLGLDAARAFDAPALDAAADRVRGFYRSRGYATARVEVVEQRAGDDLQVAFHLDEGRRYRLVALQWEGAEHPDGAELGARLRQALLEEAAPAPAGDAAERARLLAASVPGVRPPRQPPPPLPVGAFLDEVALERAAERVVEELRADGWLEAVLVGWTAELDARRGEARATLRLRQGQRTTVESIGFEGNAEVPLAELVKDARLSPGDPLVYERVEATRVALLERYLARGHAYARVEAHEALDPVAHRAQLRFVVDEGPRVHLGRILVSGNVRTRDDVVRRSLEVEEGAVHDPAAMARSQAALLRLGVFRSVGLRLQDAETPEPVKDLLVELGERPWQYLAPGAGFSIADGPRLFLEYGRPNLLGRALELTGRAKVNYPLSTFRPDLAGVSPKNTYEGRADVGLRIPRLDPLPLPVTGRADLIAERLRRRSYDLARVSSILGADLAVTSRVSLSLQYELEVDQIDKTATGGVLTQADQERLRFDDGTTTLHSIRPSATLDYRDNAAHPHRGWYVTGSAELAHSIGSAGRPFLFLPGSETYTNLVKLAASASSYLPVGSATVLALSVRGGRVVPLDARSRTIIPKRFFLGGASTIRGFAEEEMVPEDQRAGLGEEARHCASSLSTAGCTQRGQDLAAGRTAASDGGEAFLLLKAELRVVLAGSLEAGLFLDLGNLWLDPSRYRLLDLRPSAGLGLRFVTPVGPAALDLGVNLAPDRSLNERIVAPHFTIGLF; the protein is encoded by the coding sequence GTGAGGGCGCCCAGGCGGGCGGCGCTGGTGGTGCTGCTGGCGATCGCGGCCGGCGGGGCGCGTGGGCAGGAGCCGGGCGCGACCCCGACCCCGACCGCGACCCCGACCCCGACCCCGACCGCGACCCCGACCGCGACCCCGACCGCGACCTCGACCCCGACCTCGACCCCGACCGCGACCGCGACCGCGACCGCGACCGATACCCCGACCGATTCCCCGACCGATACCCTCCCGCCCCTGCCGCCGCACCAGCCGCGCCGCGCCGCGGAGATCACGCTGGTGCTGCCCCCGGGCGAGGCCCCGGCCGGCGCCGAGCCGCTGGTGGCGGTGGTGCGCGGCGGCTGGGTCACCTCGCGCGACCTGCGCCGCACCGCGCTCCGGCTCCACCAGGCCGGCCTGTGCCGGGACGTGGTCATCAGCGAGGTCGAGGCGCCGGCGCCGCCGGGCGAGGACGGCGCCTGGGTGGACCTGACCATCACCTGCCTGCCGCACCGGCTCCTCGGCGAGCTCACGGTGCGGCAGGACGGCCCCTCGCCCCTCGGCGAGGCGGCGCTGCGCAGCGCCGCGGCGCTGGCGCCGGGCGAGCCCATCGACGAGGTGGACCTGGAGCGGGCCTGCGAGCGGATCCGCGCGGCCCTGCGCAAGCGGGGCCACCGCGCCGCCGAGGTGGAGGTGCAGGTGGTGGGTGACCGGCAGGCCGCGGTGACCCTCCTGGCGCGGGCCGGGCCGGCCACCCGGGTGGCGCGCCTCTCGCTCCCGGGCGCGGGGGCGGAGGAGGCCGGGCTGCTGGCGCGCCTGTCGCTCCGGCCGGGGGCGGTGCTGGAGGAGGAGCGGCTGGCGGCGGACCAGGCCACCCTGCGCGAGGCGCTGCACCAGGCCGGCCGCTGGCGGGCCCGGGTGGGCGCGCCGGTGGTGCGGCAGGTCGAGGCCGGCGCGGTGGTGGAGCTGCCGGTGGAGCCCGGCCCGCGGGTGCTGGTGGTCTTCCGCGGCAACCTGGTCTTCACCTCGGCCGAGCTCTCCGGCCAGCTCGGCCTGGACGCGGCGCGCGCCTTCGACGCCCCGGCCCTCGACGCCGCCGCCGACCGGGTGCGCGGGTTCTACCGCTCCCGCGGCTACGCCACCGCCCGCGTCGAGGTGGTGGAGCAGCGCGCCGGCGACGACCTGCAGGTGGCCTTCCACCTCGACGAGGGGCGGCGCTACCGGCTGGTGGCGCTGCAGTGGGAGGGGGCCGAGCACCCCGACGGGGCCGAGCTGGGCGCCCGGCTGCGCCAGGCGCTGCTGGAGGAGGCGGCGCCGGCGCCGGCCGGGGACGCCGCCGAGCGGGCCCGCCTGCTGGCCGCCTCGGTGCCGGGGGTGCGGCCGCCGCGCCAGCCCCCGCCGCCGCTGCCGGTCGGCGCCTTCCTCGACGAGGTGGCGCTGGAGCGCGCCGCCGAGCGGGTGGTGGAGGAGCTGCGCGCCGACGGGTGGCTGGAGGCGGTCCTGGTCGGCTGGACCGCCGAGCTCGACGCCCGGCGGGGCGAGGCGCGGGCCACCCTGCGGCTGCGCCAGGGCCAGCGCACCACCGTGGAGTCCATCGGCTTCGAGGGCAACGCCGAGGTGCCGCTGGCGGAGCTGGTCAAGGACGCCCGGCTCAGCCCGGGCGATCCCCTGGTCTACGAGCGGGTCGAGGCCACCCGGGTGGCGCTGCTGGAGCGCTACCTGGCGCGCGGCCACGCCTACGCCCGGGTGGAGGCGCACGAGGCGCTCGATCCGGTGGCCCACCGCGCCCAGCTGCGCTTCGTGGTGGACGAGGGGCCGCGGGTGCACCTGGGCCGCATCCTGGTCTCCGGCAACGTGCGCACCCGCGACGACGTGGTGCGGCGGTCGCTGGAGGTGGAGGAGGGTGCGGTCCACGACCCGGCGGCCATGGCCCGCAGCCAGGCGGCGCTGCTCCGCCTGGGGGTCTTCCGCTCGGTGGGGCTGCGGCTGCAGGACGCCGAGACGCCCGAGCCGGTCAAGGACCTGCTGGTGGAGCTGGGCGAGCGCCCCTGGCAGTACCTGGCGCCCGGCGCCGGCTTCTCCATCGCCGACGGCCCGCGCCTCTTCCTGGAGTACGGCCGCCCCAACCTGCTGGGGCGGGCGCTCGAGCTGACCGGCCGGGCCAAGGTGAACTACCCGCTCTCCACCTTCCGGCCGGACCTGGCCGGGGTCAGCCCCAAGAACACCTACGAGGGGCGCGCCGACGTGGGGCTGCGCATCCCGCGCCTCGATCCGCTGCCGCTGCCGGTCACCGGCCGCGCCGACCTGATCGCCGAGCGGCTGCGGCGCCGCAGCTACGACCTGGCGCGCGTCTCGTCCATCCTGGGCGCCGACCTGGCGGTCACCAGCCGGGTCTCGCTGTCGCTGCAGTACGAGCTGGAGGTGGACCAGATCGACAAGACCGCCACCGGGGGCGTGCTGACGCAGGCCGACCAGGAGCGGCTGCGCTTCGACGACGGCACCACCACGCTGCACTCGATCCGGCCCAGCGCCACCCTCGACTACCGCGACAACGCCGCCCACCCGCACCGCGGCTGGTACGTGACCGGCTCGGCGGAGCTGGCCCACTCCATCGGCTCGGCGGGCCGGCCGTTCCTCTTCCTGCCGGGCAGCGAGACCTACACCAACCTGGTCAAGCTGGCGGCCAGCGCCTCCAGCTACCTGCCGGTGGGCTCGGCCACGGTGCTGGCCCTGTCGGTGCGCGGCGGGCGGGTGGTGCCCCTCGACGCGCGCTCGCGCACCATCATCCCCAAGCGCTTCTTCCTGGGGGGCGCCTCCACCATCCGCGGCTTCGCCGAGGAGGAGATGGTGCCGGAGGACCAGCGCGCCGGGCTCGGGGAGGAGGCGCGCCACTGCGCCAGCTCGCTCTCCACCGCCGGCTGCACCCAGCGCGGCCAGGACCTGGCGGCCGGACGGACGGCCGCCTCCGACGGCGGCGAGGCCTTCCTGCTCCTCAAGGCGGAGCTGCGGGTGGTGCTGGCGGGCAGCCTGGAGGCCGGCCTCTTCCTGGACCTGGGCAACCTGTGGCTCGATCCGTCGCGCTACCGGCTGCTCGACCTGCGCCCCAGCGCCGGGCTGGGGCTGCGCTTCGTCACGCCGGTGGGGCCGGCGGCCCTGGACCTGGGCGTCAACCTGGCGCCCGACCGGAGCCTCAACGAGCGCATCGTGGCGCCGCACTTCACCATCGGGCTGTTCTGA
- a CDS encoding HAD-IB family phosphatase, translating into MRHPWAILCDFDGTAQTLDLGDQVALHFAGPASYQAAEDGYQAGQYGFGPLLQKVFAPIRASREEIAEFARGRAAWRPGFEEFLGACARAGRPFLIVSAGLDAYVEPVVAGLPAALRDHLEVRANRADCSPDGLAVAFHGPDCGFCGACKGHVVRELQRSGHKVVVLGDGTGDRCAAEAADFVFARAGSSLVPFCEGRGLAHRVFATFHEVIEHFPA; encoded by the coding sequence GTGCGACACCCCTGGGCCATCCTCTGCGACTTCGACGGCACCGCCCAGACGCTCGACCTGGGCGACCAGGTGGCGCTGCACTTCGCCGGCCCGGCCAGCTACCAGGCGGCCGAGGACGGCTACCAGGCGGGCCAGTACGGCTTCGGCCCGCTGCTGCAGAAGGTCTTCGCCCCCATCCGCGCCAGCCGCGAGGAGATCGCCGAGTTCGCCCGGGGCCGGGCCGCCTGGCGACCGGGCTTCGAGGAGTTCCTGGGGGCCTGCGCCCGCGCCGGGCGCCCCTTCCTGATCGTCTCGGCCGGGCTCGACGCCTACGTCGAGCCGGTGGTGGCCGGGCTGCCGGCCGCGCTGCGCGACCACCTGGAGGTGCGCGCCAACCGCGCCGACTGCTCGCCCGACGGCCTGGCGGTGGCCTTCCACGGCCCGGACTGCGGCTTCTGCGGCGCCTGCAAGGGGCACGTGGTGCGCGAGCTGCAGCGGTCCGGCCACAAGGTGGTGGTGCTGGGGGACGGCACCGGCGATCGCTGCGCCGCCGAGGCGGCCGACTTCGTGTTCGCCCGGGCCGGCTCCAGCCTGGTGCCCTTCTGCGAGGGGCGGGGGCTGGCCCACCGGGTCTTCGCCACCTTCCACGAGGTGATCGAGCACTTCCCGGCCTGA
- a CDS encoding methyltransferase domain-containing protein: protein MAFGPAARVYESLTGSHPWRASCRRLAELVPGPLVLDLGVGPGESSLEALRAAPGRRAVGLDRSAVMARRAATRAAAAGLHLPLLRADALWLPVRTGALDGVTGHSLLYLVSDPSAALGEAARALRPGGRLAFLEPAAGRVDLRAALAGGPRFAASMALWRVMSGLHRRFDPATLAGLLGGAGLLEVRVESVLGGFALLASGTR from the coding sequence CTGGCCTTCGGACCGGCGGCCCGCGTCTACGAGTCCCTCACCGGCAGCCACCCCTGGCGCGCCAGCTGCCGGCGGCTGGCCGAGCTGGTGCCCGGGCCCCTGGTGCTGGACCTGGGCGTCGGGCCGGGCGAGTCGTCGCTGGAGGCCCTGCGCGCCGCGCCCGGCCGGCGCGCCGTGGGCCTGGACCGCTCGGCCGTGATGGCTCGGCGCGCCGCGACCCGCGCGGCGGCGGCCGGCCTGCACCTGCCGCTCCTGCGGGCAGACGCCCTGTGGCTGCCCGTCCGCACGGGCGCGCTCGACGGCGTCACCGGCCACAGCCTCCTGTACCTGGTGTCGGACCCGTCCGCGGCGCTCGGCGAGGCGGCCCGCGCCCTCAGGCCCGGCGGACGCCTGGCCTTCCTGGAGCCGGCGGCGGGCCGGGTGGACCTCCGGGCGGCCCTGGCGGGCGGCCCGCGCTTCGCGGCCTCGATGGCGCTGTGGCGGGTCATGAGCGGGCTGCACCGGCGCTTCGACCCGGCCACGCTGGCCGGGCTGCTCGGCGGCGCCGGCCTGCTGGAGGTGCGGGTCGAGTCGGTCCTGGGGGGCTTCGCGCTGCTGGCCTCGGGCACCCGTTGA
- a CDS encoding Ppx/GppA family phosphatase, whose product MAQRIAAIDVGTNTVLLLVAERRGDGAVPLVERAEITRLGRGVDASGRLDPAAIQATVAVLAAYAAEARALGAAPIVCVATSAARDAANGAEFFEATRAAAGLVPEIISGDEEARLVWRSAWRDFGPPPGGGAPAGPLAVLDVGGGSTELSFGEGPAPRGRRSLQVGAVRLTERHVRQDPIPPATLDALRAAAAAALAPLAALEGAAGLAAGRLVGVAGTVTTLAAVVQALPAYDAERVHGAPLTLAEIDALVPRLAALPLAARAALPGMEPKRADVIVAGAVVVAEAMRLLGFDRLTVSDRGVRWGLVYDRLGA is encoded by the coding sequence ATGGCCCAGCGCATCGCCGCCATCGACGTCGGCACCAACACCGTCCTGCTGCTGGTGGCCGAGCGGCGCGGGGACGGGGCGGTCCCGCTGGTGGAGCGGGCCGAGATCACGCGGCTGGGGCGCGGGGTGGACGCCAGCGGGCGCCTCGACCCGGCCGCCATCCAGGCCACCGTGGCGGTGCTGGCGGCCTACGCCGCCGAGGCGCGCGCGCTGGGCGCCGCGCCCATCGTCTGCGTGGCCACCAGCGCGGCGCGGGACGCCGCCAACGGCGCCGAGTTCTTCGAGGCCACCCGCGCCGCGGCCGGGCTGGTGCCGGAGATCATCAGCGGCGACGAGGAGGCCCGGCTGGTGTGGCGCAGCGCCTGGCGCGACTTCGGCCCGCCGCCCGGCGGCGGGGCCCCGGCGGGGCCGCTCGCGGTGCTCGACGTGGGCGGCGGCTCCACCGAGCTCTCCTTCGGCGAGGGGCCGGCGCCGCGCGGCCGGCGCAGCCTGCAGGTGGGGGCGGTGCGGCTGACCGAGCGCCACGTGCGCCAGGACCCCATCCCCCCGGCCACCCTGGACGCGCTCCGGGCGGCCGCGGCCGCCGCGCTGGCCCCGCTGGCGGCGCTGGAGGGGGCGGCCGGGCTGGCCGCCGGCCGCCTGGTGGGGGTGGCCGGCACGGTCACCACGCTGGCGGCGGTGGTCCAGGCGCTGCCGGCCTACGACGCCGAGCGGGTGCACGGCGCGCCGCTCACCCTGGCCGAGATCGACGCGCTGGTGCCGCGCCTGGCGGCGCTGCCGCTGGCGGCGCGGGCCGCCCTGCCCGGCATGGAGCCGAAGCGGGCCGACGTCATCGTGGCCGGCGCCGTGGTGGTGGCCGAGGCCATGCGGCTGCTGGGCTTCGACCGGCTCACCGTCTCCGACCGCGGGGTGCGCTGGGGGCTGGTCTACGACCGCCTCGGCGCCTGA
- a CDS encoding PD40 domain-containing protein, which translates to MRHAPLLLPLLLLALAAPRPAAAARPSVVVDAPDFQPLPLALPAFQPDGDLRASEEVLAVLRADLRLSGLFELLDPRGFLADPTEGLAAPSIKFGRWASVGAEGLVKARVRREGARLAADLRLHDVRAGREVLQRGLFAPDARALAHHLADELVRHYTGEPGVFRTRLVAVRRAGQARELVLLDADGKNPRVLLSETALLLMPSWHPDGDRILVTSYRGGRPELWVYRLSDRSFRRLPTGHVAMGGAFSPDGARLAFTAADGADTDVWVAAADGSGARRLTTTPALDLSPSWSPDGRRLAFVSDRSGTPQLFVMNADGSSQRRLTFQGNYNQTPQWSPRGDLIAFTARDERKVFDVFVVSPETGKVERVTQDQGRTNEEPTWAPNGRLLAFTSDRGGLPQLVLSDPRGERQAAATSGAELATPAWGPFPRE; encoded by the coding sequence ATGCGCCACGCCCCGCTCCTCCTCCCGCTGCTGCTCCTCGCCCTGGCCGCGCCGCGCCCCGCCGCCGCGGCCCGCCCCTCCGTGGTGGTGGACGCGCCGGACTTCCAGCCGCTGCCGCTGGCCCTGCCGGCCTTCCAGCCCGACGGCGACCTGCGCGCCTCCGAGGAGGTGCTGGCCGTGCTGCGCGCCGATCTCCGGCTGAGCGGCCTCTTCGAGCTGCTCGACCCGCGCGGCTTCCTGGCCGACCCGACCGAGGGGCTGGCCGCCCCCTCCATCAAGTTCGGCCGCTGGGCCAGCGTGGGGGCGGAGGGGCTGGTCAAGGCCAGGGTGCGGCGCGAGGGCGCCCGGCTGGCCGCCGACCTGCGGCTGCACGACGTGCGGGCCGGCCGCGAGGTGCTCCAGCGCGGCCTCTTTGCCCCCGACGCGCGCGCCCTGGCCCACCACCTGGCCGACGAGCTGGTGCGCCACTACACCGGCGAGCCGGGCGTCTTCCGCACCCGCCTGGTGGCGGTGCGGCGCGCCGGCCAGGCGCGCGAGCTGGTGCTGCTCGACGCCGACGGCAAGAACCCCCGGGTGCTGCTCTCCGAGACGGCGCTGCTGCTCATGCCCTCCTGGCACCCGGACGGCGACCGCATCCTGGTGACCAGCTACCGGGGCGGGCGGCCCGAGCTGTGGGTCTACCGGCTCTCCGACCGGAGCTTCCGCCGGCTGCCCACCGGCCACGTGGCCATGGGCGGCGCCTTCTCGCCGGACGGCGCCAGGCTGGCCTTCACCGCCGCCGACGGCGCCGACACCGACGTCTGGGTGGCCGCCGCCGACGGCAGCGGGGCCCGCCGCCTCACCACCACCCCGGCCCTGGACCTCTCGCCCAGCTGGTCGCCCGACGGGCGGCGGCTGGCCTTCGTCTCCGACCGCTCCGGCACGCCCCAGCTCTTCGTCATGAACGCCGACGGCTCCAGCCAGCGGCGGCTCACCTTCCAGGGCAACTACAACCAGACCCCGCAGTGGAGCCCGCGCGGCGACCTGATCGCCTTCACCGCCCGCGACGAGCGCAAGGTCTTCGACGTCTTCGTCGTCTCGCCGGAGACCGGCAAGGTGGAGCGCGTCACCCAGGACCAGGGGCGCACCAACGAGGAGCCGACCTGGGCCCCCAACGGCCGGCTGCTGGCCTTCACCAGCGACCGCGGGGGGCTGCCGCAGCTGGTGCTCTCCGACCCGCGGGGCGAGCGGCAGGCGGCCGCCACCAGCGGCGCCGAGCTGGCCACCCCGGCCTGGGGCCCCTTCCCCCGGGAGTGA